In one Diabrotica virgifera virgifera chromosome 7, PGI_DIABVI_V3a genomic region, the following are encoded:
- the LOC114329410 gene encoding uncharacterized protein DDB_G0280579-like: MKRTELILHLATHNLQEENSTPEKPSVLEDNNISETLNDAVILAELKPVNLNPNSSSLDPNLMILHKPCELGPDNLRISNNLQKENSTPDEPSVLEDNNISETLNNDAVILSELQPVNLNPNSSSQYSNNNLRISNNYETQPSSSYSVETHSSTKITLRKMSRTVYDGQHASDDENSLFGEDSDNYVPSENIISSESETNLTPTIKEKKRPRGLFSEYENGEKI, from the exons ATGAAAAGGACTGAGCTGATACTTCATTTAGCCACTCACAATTTACAAGAAGAGAACAGTACTCCAGAGAAACCATCAGTACTGGAAGACAATAATATTTCAGAAACACTCAATGATGCGGTCATTTTAGCAGAATTGAAGCCAGTGAATTTAAATCCGAATTCCTCGAGTTTAGACCCTAATCTTATGATCCTACATAAGCCTTGTGAACTTGGACCAG ATAATCTACGTATTTCAAACAATCTACAAAAAGAGAACAGTACTCCAGACGAACCATCAGTATTGGAAGACAATAACATTTCAGAAACACTCAATAATGATGCGGTCATTTTATCAGAATTGCAGCCAGTGAATTTAAATCCGAATTCCTCGAGTCAATACTCTAATA ATAACCTACGTATTTCAAACAATTATGAAACACAACCCAGTTCATCATATTCTGTTGAAACCCACTCATCAACCAAGATCACTTTGAGAAAAATGTCTCGAACAGTCTATGATGGGCAACATGCCTCAGATGATGAGAACAGCTTATTTGGAGAAGATAGTGACAACTATGTACCATCAGAAAATATTATATCGTCGGAAAGTGAAACAAATTTGACCCCTACCATAAAAGAGAAAAAGAGACCCAGAGGTCTATTTTCTGAATATGAAAATGGCGAAAAAATATAG